One SAR324 cluster bacterium genomic window, CGATACCAGAACCTGCATAGATTGGAACATTCCACTCCTGATGCTGCCAAATAAAAGCCTGAGTTTCCAGTGTATCTCCGAGCACTACAATAGCATCTGGAACTAGGGCTACCAATTGATCTAACTCTTTTTCTAGGCTGAACAGAGGTACTCGGCTTGGCATCGGTTCAATTTGAACAAGTCCTGCGCTTCCAGCGTCAAAATACTTTAGCAGTGAGGTCGCTTTCTGATCCTCACGAAACCAAACAAGAACACGTTTTCCTACCAGATTCTCAGCACAGAATCTTCCAAGTGCTAAAGCTTCTGCTTCCAAAGATGGAGAGAAATAAATTCTACCTGCTTGATTAACCTGAGGCCGACCAACACCAAATAGGTCCGGTATTCCAGTAACAGGGAACCAGTCTGGATATGCGCCTAAGATTGGCTCTCCGACAGACCCTACCATCGCCAAAATCGGGTGCTGAAAAACTGAATTCTTGATAAGTTGTTCGACCGTTTGGTCTTCCATGCGAGTGTCAAGAGTTGTGTACTCAATGCTTCTTCCATAAATACCCCCCTGATCATTCAAATAGCTGAAATAGGCTTCTATTCCAACGGAGATGCCACGATAATGCTTAGCAGCAGGACCACTCAAAACTTGGAGCCCGGCAAGATTAATTTGTCGTTGTGTGACCGTTGAGGTTGATTGGGCAGATGCTGATCCCAACAAAACAAATAGATAAATGATAAACAGTTGAAAAGCTTTTTGGAGTTTCATCTTATTCGAGATTTCTTGATACGAAATATTTCTCATTCACTTTGAGCTTAATGTAGGAGAATGTTACCGAATCATGCATTTGCCTAATTGGTGAGGCAATGAAATTATGTTGACAGGTCCCAACTGCAATTCTACGATTTCGAATTCTCCAAGCCAATGAATTTGATTAAAATTTCTAATATTTTTTTCCCTAACCAAAGAGTGCACTCGAGAAGTTAGGATTCTAACGAAAAATTACTACTCAATGAACGAGGTTTGCTAAATGTGGTCAGATATATTTCAGACTGAAAAGCCGGGCTATTTTGGTCAATTTGGTGGAATGTTCATTCCTGAAATCCTCAGAGCGACATTTGAGGAATTGATCGAAGCCTTTGAATCTGCAAAGACTGACCCCAGTTTTTGGACAGAATATGTTCAAACCATGCAGAGCTACTCTTGTCGTCCAACACCAATTACGTACTTACCAAACTTGAGCAAGAAGAATGGTGGAGCACAAATCTATTGTAAGCGAGAAGATCTGAATCAGACTGGAGCCCACAAAGCCAATAACGTGATGGGCCAGGGGCTGCTTGTCAAGCGAATGGGAAAATCTAGAGTCATTGCTGAAACAGGGGCAGGACAACATGGTGTGGCAACGGCAACTATGGCAGCTCGCTTTGGTCTTGAGTGTACAATCTACATGGGGGCGCTTGATGTAGAGCGACAGCGGCCAAATGTTTTCTGGATGGAACAACTAGGTGCTGAAGTTGTGGCTGTTACTGAAGGCTCAGCAACTCTCAAGGATGCAATCAATGCGGCAATGCGTGATTGGTCTGCCAGTATGGATGACACCCACTACGCCTTGGGGACTGTCTGCGGACCTCATCCATTTCCAACAATGGTTTCTTACTTTCAATCTTTAATTGGTCAGGAATCCAGAGAACAGATCTTAGAACTTACGGGTAGGCTACCTGACCGGATTTATGCCTGTGTCGGAGGTGGTTCAAATGCTTCAGGTCTATTCTTGCCTTTTTTAGAAGATGAGGGAGTTGAGTTGGTAGGCGTTGAGGCAGGTGGTCATGGTGTTGAGAGTGGTGCTCACGCAGTCAGGTTCTCTGGTGGTCACATTGGGGTAGCTCAAGGTTACAAAACCTACTTCCTTCAAAATCCAGAAGGGCAAATGATGCACACTCATTCCATTGCCGCCGGATTGGATTATGTAGGAGTTGGACCGATTTTGAGTCATCTGCATGATGAAGGAAAAGTTCGCTTTAGTTTTGCTACAGACAAGGAAGTGATTGATGCAGTTCGATTACTGATCAGAACAGAGGGACTGATTCCTGCCTTGGAAAGCACTCATGGGTTGGCAGGGTTGTTGCGCGAATCAAGTGAAATGGACGAAGAGGATATCGTTGTATTCAACTTGTCTGGTCGAGGCGACAAGGATATTTTCAATATTGCTGAGGCATTGGATGATCCTAAGTGGCGGGAGTTCATCCATCAAAAATCAAATGAATATCGAAAAGCAAGCAATTGAGAGATGAATGTCCAGCAAGCTATCTGAATATTTGAGAAATCGACTCAAAGAGAAAAAAATCTTACTGATGACCCATACAGTTGTTGGTTATCCATCTCTAGAGGATAACTGGCAGATGCTTGAGGAAATGCAGGTAGCCAATGTTGACATGGTAGAACTGCAAATGCCTTTCAGTGAGCCAATCGCAGACGGGCCCTTATTCGTAAAAGCAAATCAGGAAGCTCTGAAAAATGGGATTGATTGGAATGCCTATTTTGATTTTATGAGAAGGGCTCATAAAAAATTTGATTTCCCATTACTGTTGATTGGTTACTACAACAGCGTCTTCGTGATGGGTCACCGTAGTTTTTGTTCCAGATTGGCTGAGCACGGTGCCAGTGGTTACTTACTACCTGATCTGCCTCTCGAAGAAATGGAAGATTTGCATGAGTTGAGTAAAGAGCATCAACTGAATCCAATCATGATGTGTACGCCAACCCAAAAGGATACTAGGTTGCAGAGTATCTGTGCCAACGGGAGCGGATTCCTCTATTGTGTAGCCAGGAAGGGAGTCACTGGTGCTGTGACAAAAATTGATCCTATGGTTTTCGAGTTCTTGAAACGATGTCGAAGATATTCTGATCTCCCACTGGCATTGGGTTTTGGATTGAGCAATGGAGCGGATCTGAACCACCTGCAAGGTCATGCAGACATCGCAGTGATTGGTTCAGCCCTGCTCAAAACCTGGGAGGAAAAAGGCCCAGAAGCCTATCGAAATCATCTCAACGAATTAGCTGAAGCGACTACCTAATTTGATTCAATATCCATCTCAACAACAGTATAATCAGATTCAGTGGACCAAGTCCAGAACAGGCACATACGCTGGATGAA contains:
- the trpB gene encoding tryptophan synthase subunit beta; the protein is MWSDIFQTEKPGYFGQFGGMFIPEILRATFEELIEAFESAKTDPSFWTEYVQTMQSYSCRPTPITYLPNLSKKNGGAQIYCKREDLNQTGAHKANNVMGQGLLVKRMGKSRVIAETGAGQHGVATATMAARFGLECTIYMGALDVERQRPNVFWMEQLGAEVVAVTEGSATLKDAINAAMRDWSASMDDTHYALGTVCGPHPFPTMVSYFQSLIGQESREQILELTGRLPDRIYACVGGGSNASGLFLPFLEDEGVELVGVEAGGHGVESGAHAVRFSGGHIGVAQGYKTYFLQNPEGQMMHTHSIAAGLDYVGVGPILSHLHDEGKVRFSFATDKEVIDAVRLLIRTEGLIPALESTHGLAGLLRESSEMDEEDIVVFNLSGRGDKDIFNIAEALDDPKWREFIHQKSNEYRKASN
- a CDS encoding ABC transporter substrate-binding protein, producing MKLQKAFQLFIIYLFVLLGSASAQSTSTVTQRQINLAGLQVLSGPAAKHYRGISVGIEAYFSYLNDQGGIYGRSIEYTTLDTRMEDQTVEQLIKNSVFQHPILAMVGSVGEPILGAYPDWFPVTGIPDLFGVGRPQVNQAGRIYFSPSLEAEALALGRFCAENLVGKRVLVWFREDQKATSLLKYFDAGSAGLVQIEPMPSRVPLFSLEKELDQLVALVPDAIVVLGDTLETQAFIWQHQEWNVPIYAGSGIANGELLRQFDPEVLNRVSFLSYLPMLQQNNHPGITLHRRLLNEYAPGQEMTHWTLVGHAIAETTTELLYRSGIRLTSFQLATTLQQVSEWHGLLAPPMEFPLAASAVTSFRMTQVFQNQVQYVSDWISANPAN
- the trpA gene encoding tryptophan synthase subunit alpha, producing MSSKLSEYLRNRLKEKKILLMTHTVVGYPSLEDNWQMLEEMQVANVDMVELQMPFSEPIADGPLFVKANQEALKNGIDWNAYFDFMRRAHKKFDFPLLLIGYYNSVFVMGHRSFCSRLAEHGASGYLLPDLPLEEMEDLHELSKEHQLNPIMMCTPTQKDTRLQSICANGSGFLYCVARKGVTGAVTKIDPMVFEFLKRCRRYSDLPLALGFGLSNGADLNHLQGHADIAVIGSALLKTWEEKGPEAYRNHLNELAEATT